A stretch of DNA from Triticum dicoccoides isolate Atlit2015 ecotype Zavitan chromosome 2A, WEW_v2.0, whole genome shotgun sequence:
gcataagccgcatctccttcctcgcattccaaagcgattttgcggcttccgtgaatcgttattgtccccttgtgacccggcatcttgagctgcaaatacacataacagggccgagccataaacttggcgtatgccggtcgcccaaacagggcatgatatggactttggattttcaccacttcaaacatcaatgtctccgacctggaatcatgattatccccaaaggccacttcgagagctatcttaccaacgggatatgctgatctgccaggcactacaccgtggaatactgtattagatggtttgagattcttatctattagtcccatacgacggaaggtctcatagtacaggatgttaatgctgctccctccatccatgagcaccttggtgaacttataacctcccacctgaggcgccaccaccagatccaactgacccggattatcgacctggggtgggtgatcctctctgctccatatgattggctgttcagaccaacgtagataacggggtatggccggttcaacagagttgactgcccgcctctgaaccttccggtctcgcttgtccaaactagtggtaaagacatggtactgcccactgctcaactgctttgggttgctctggtaacctgactgttgctgctgttggttgtaaccaccctggctgttctgactattttgaccattatgtccgcccggattaccattaaatcctgaaccaaaacttcctccaccgtaacccggcccggaccctgagccactgccagatccgtgatcataccggaaattattagaattcttgaactcctgcataataaagcaatctttcgaaaggtggtttgctggctcctccttcgtcccatgtcttggacagggctggcttagcagatagtttaggcggtttgggttagggttgggtgctccactatgatttttcggcctacccttgcgtcgctggccattgtcctgtgcgttggtattagccacaaaatccatgttaccatccgctttatgcttgcctcctccgccattgcctacccagtgatgttgctgacctttggagctgctgttcttcttccctttccatgtcttgtcatcatcagatttgggatccttggtactatcagaatcagcatatttcaccaaagcggccatgagggtccccatgtcggtgcaatgacgcttcatccgtcccaatttcaacttcaggggcccaaaccggcagttgccttctagggttaatactgcggtgtcagcgttgatgcggtctgaggagtgcaacacttgtgaaacccagcgcatccaatgagtcgttgattctccttcctcctggacgcatgcagctaagtccactatcgacataggctgtttacaggtatccttgaaattgctgataaaccgggctcgtaattgggcccatgaactgatagaattagctggcaagctttttaaccaagtacaggccgttccttcaagcatcatggtgaagtatttcgcacacgccgtgtcatccacatcaagcatctccatggccatctcatagctctccacccatgtctctggaggttgatccgccgtgtaatttggtaccttgcgcgggcctttgaaatccttgggcaggcgcacgttgcgtaaagcggggataaggcaaggcacccccaaagaactagaagtaacaccaggttcgatcgagatggttggacgaactGGCGTGACctgccgagcctgatgttgtgcgactaactcggcctccctgcgcgctcgggcccggttcaccacttcctgagcatcaTCAGCACCACctgtcgggttgttgccacggggtgctccacgtcgttcattactcgacactgctggttcatccatatgtctgctatagctccggcttggacggggggtcgagtggatccggtcgcggctgtacgagtacgcttcctgttgggccaaaactgtcctcagaagttccttgacccgtcacgtctctactgcctgcggcgagtcaccttcaattgggatGGCCTCCAACCGTGCagtagcggcaacaagattgtccattgggttggagtagtgacccggaggtgttaaaacatcctgaggtataacggtgttttgacgaggcgggtccatctgacgaggctgaaccggtgcaccggtcccaggggcttctgcccggttcccctccagcggattgctggctcttggtcctggagtgttgaaaaggtctctggccttgaaaaccggaggtaagcgggatcggtgcttccttctcatgacttcatgcgacgcactctggtctaacataagcctgtaggtctgtgcgtctaaagcggcccgctctgcggccatcctggtgtcctcagccgccagatccgtcttggcctgggtgatttgttcctttacctttgcaatctccgtgttgtgaacgtcctgatctggcggattaacttccgccataagcacagccaacgcatcaaatagttctgatagaacttgagccggcgggcgcacagggcctcctgccccggcagccgtcgccgctgctgaaccggagatcgttgccgcggctatcgaagaatgaagcgctgcttgtgttccggtcatgaatattccaacccggttaggcagatcagaggggtccggaatactgtcgccatcggaacagctctcaaTCTGGCCATCttatagctgataaagagattcggtttctccggtcgaagattcgtcaccgtaACAAACGACAGTCGCCCCGCGAAACTCCGATCCGTCCTCATAATTTCCTCCATGGatcactcccacgaaggcacgcttcatggccggtttaacccgggcggattgcgcacgctgagccgtctcgacgaggtcggtgcagatgtccggctcagggcccggttcaccgatcttgccaatgaaaacacgtgaatgctaccaaaggggacccggtacccgtactcaattgagccggcctcggggccccagcctgcgtcgtcgatgtagagcttgccgcgatgactcctagtcatccggcctacagcgtagccctcgagtcctccaaagcggccctccaagaaccggaaaccatcgtgcgatagccccacggtgggcgccaactgtcgtggttttgtcacggcagatgtcctaaagaaaggacttagtcgtggagccatcacgacgggttagcttgaaggggttaaagcggacacaaggacgcaagagagtttatactagttcggccccttcgatgaaggtaaaagcctacgtctagttgtgatggaattgatgggtgtttcgatgactagggagcaaacaagcttcacctatgtctcgagttgttgtctgttgtccttgaaccgccgccgggtcgtccccttatatacatgggtgacgcccgtcggtttacagagtcccgacaccggctcatagatgtgtccggtttggtctctacttattcctaacttacaatacaagttacatattgacgtcggtttacggctacaggctctcaaccgattatgggtcttgagccctcatctaccttcatagactttaacatacttaactactgatgaagttaacccggcccagataggccggtttacgcccagtagtaatatccccaacactctgCTATGATCAACATGAAAAGCCAGCTGtgttggatctttcaaaaaaacctTAACAAATACAAGCCAATAATATTTACTTAGAATCGCACTGATGATAACATCTTCAAAATTGGCCACAGAGCGAGATGTTGGCATGCTTTCCCAGTTTGAAAGTTGAAATTTAATTTCTGCCAATAGTTGCTTCCACTTTTCTGGCATGTAATGTGGCACAACAAGTTATTCCATGAGCTCTTATTCTAATGTATGTATAAAGGTACAATGCAACACATATGAACATCTACTTCTTGGATCTATATATGTGTAGCCCTGGAGCATACATGTGGAATAGCCTTGAGCAGTAGGTCAGTCCTTCTACGGACAGTGAACCCGAATTTCTCAGACAAATCGAGTGACACTGAGTTGGCATCGTCAGGAAGCATCCAGTCAAAGTGATAGAGAAAGTTTACCAAGGTAATCTCCAAAACTGATGATGTGAATGCTATTCCAGGGCATTGTCGTCGCCCACCTCCGAAAGGAGTGAATTCAAAACTTGTCCCATTATAATCCACATTGTTGTTCTCAAATCTCTCTGGATTAAATTCTTCTGGATTGCTCCAATACCGAGGGTCCCGGGAAATTGCAAAGACATTGATGAATATATTGGTATCTTTAAGGATGTCCTAACCCATAATTTTGCAGTCTTCTCTGGTCTTGCGAGGGAGTAAAGCGGCGGGTGGATGTAATCTAAGAACCTCCTTGATGATCATCTGCATGTAGTGGAGTTCTGCAAGATCGCTATTGCTAATGATAGCTCGGCCTTGACCTAGTACCTCTCGAACCTCTAATTGTGCCTTAGCCATAACTTCAGGATGACTTGTGAGTTCTGACATGGCCCACTCCAAAGCGGTTCCTGTAGTCTCTGAAGCAGCTGCAAACATGTCCTGAAAATAATAATGTTGTAACATATAATTATAATTAAATACTATATAAATTTTCAAAACAAACTTGGCATGAAGTATTTTTTAAACAGTATGTAGTATGCAAGTATTTCATATGGTGTTAATAAAAGATTAACTGTCAGCGAGTCAAAGCCCAAAGTTACAGCGAAAACTATATATACTCCAGTACCTTTTTTGTGAGAAACCTAGCTATGATGTTAACTTGCCTCTACATGACGTAGAGGTCACATAGTAGATCCAAACGATTAGAAAATGACCAGAAGGAAAATACTCACCAACAAGACAGTGACTATAATCTCTGTGGTTAGAGGGTACGCCGAGTCCTCCTCCTGCAGCCTGAGCAGCACGTCCAGCAGGTCCTCATCGTCGGTGCTGCATGCGCCATGACCGGCTGCTCGCGGCGCCTTGCGCTCGTCAAGGATCTCGGTGATGATGTTCTCAATGAGGTCCCGGATCCTCTTTACGCGGCACTCGCCATTGCTGAGCCCCCGCGCCAGCCGGGACGACGGGAAGAGGTCGACCAGGCAGAAGCCCCCCAGCAGGTCCATGATCTGGTCCATGGCGCGGAGGAACTCCTCCTGCCGCGCGAACTTGCCGCCGAACGCCGCCCGCGCCACCACATTGTTGCCAAGCGCCGCGAACATCTCGCTGAggttggcggcggcgccggcggccgtGGCCGCGATGACGGAGCGGAGGAGGCCGCCCACCTCCTCGGCCCTGACGCGCTCCATGCGCTTCACCTGCTTGGAGCTGAGGAGCTCCACGATGCAGACCTTGCGCATCTGGCGCCAGTGGTCGCCGTAGGGGGCGAAGATGATGCCCTTGCCGCCGAAGCCCATGATCTCCTGCAGCTCGGTGGTCTGCCGGTTGGAGAAGGCGACGCCGTTGGTCTtcatcacctccgccgccgcctcggcgctGGAGACCACCACCGTGGGGACCTCGCCTAGCTTGAGGAGCATCAGTGGCCCGTGCCGGCGACACAGATCGGTGATGGTGCGGTGAGGGAGCGTGCCGAGGACGACGTGGTGGAGGCTGCCGATGATCGGGAGAGTCCATGGCCCGGGAGGCAGGTGCAGGTGCTTCCTGGGCTTGCTCTTGCCGCCGGAGAACCAAAGGGCCAGCAACGTGGATAGGGCTATGAAACATAAGGTTAACCAACCCTCCATGGCAGGCCGAGTGCGTGATGCAAAATTTGACAAGCATACACACGGATATATAGCCAGCCGGGGTAGAAGAACATGAGCGGAAGCCGCCGGCCTTAGCCGCCGCCCAGGATGAGTATGGGTAGTAGCCCCCGTCACGCTCCCTTGGATGACTATTCGCCTCACTTGGTCAGAAATCTATGGTTGCCTGATGGATCACGTTGTCACAGAAGTTGGCATCACAGGAGAACAGTGAAGAAAACAACAAACACATCACACTGAGAATTGACCAAGATAACAGCGCATCACGTGTATTGCCAAAAATGATGGGCAATAACTATCTATCGATCTGGTATATACCAAATATATGTCTCCCTCTCAAGTGCCTGGCCGTGAACGAGTATTCCGCTGGAGAGAGAGATAGGATGAGCAGGTCTGCCCTAATACCACGCATGGCCAGACGGGATGCATCCAATCAAAGTTGTAATTAATTGTTTTGAGATGAAAGTTCTAATTAACTACCCCTCCACCTGAGTAGTaacaaacactcttatattatgggacgaagggagtagattATACCCGCACGGTGCCGCCAAAGATTAATGGGCTGAAATTGAGAGATGATGGCGCTCTTTGGGATTTTTCTTTTATAAGAACAGAAAAGGAAAACAGATGAGTTGTGAGCCTTCCGCGGTAACTTCCGTATTGTGAGCTACTCCTACTATTTGTGTTCTGCCATCTCACCTTGGACAGCCCTATCCCAAGGCCACGAAAACATATTActacacgtccacaacaagtaactTCAAAAGCAGAAAACCATGGACAGCAATTTAAAAACAACTCCACTAGTCCTGAAGCCAAATGGCGTTATTCCTTAAACTCTCCAAGTCACAGACCAATACACCAACAACCCTATCACACTCCGGTATACCATACCATTCCGGCTCAGAAAAGACTAGGAACAGAAGAAGTTCGGTATGGTGGTAAAGACAGCATGGGTGTAAGATATACAGAGGTATTTCTTCCAAGTTTAGCCATCTGGGGAAGAAGAGCTCAGGGCAGGGAGGCGAAGGAAGATAGCAGCCAGCCGCGCTCTGTCGCGAGCTCCACATAGCCTCTGAACTTCTCCTGCGCGTTGGGGATGTCGAGGGTCAGATCGTCCAGGCCTTCCTTGACGCGAGCGAAGCCGTTGGTCATCTGGTTGATGGTTATCAGCCCCTCGGCGGCGCACTCCTGCAGCAGAGCCAAGATGCTAGCTTCATTCTGCTTCTCCATCGCCATCACCAGCGCTTTCTTCACCACTTCATGGTTGAAGAAGGGCATCCCGAGGTCGCGGATGCACTGGCAGGCTTCCTTCAGGTCGCCGCCTGTGTTGTACTCCTCAAGAAGCTTGGAGATCTTGTCCTTTGCATCTTCCACAGCCCAGCCAGTGCCCCCACCCCAGCAGCGCAGTATCCTCTCACCAGAATGGCGGGCCGCAAGCAGAGAGCTGGCCATCTGGACAGTTTGACTACCACTGCTGTTCGGGCGCAGCTTGCTACTGATGTCATCCAAATTCAGTGGAAGCAAGACTTCATCGATCACTGCCCTGGCCAGGAAGAGGGCGAGTTCACTAGGAGCATCCACAATGTCGAGGGCAGTGTCTTCTGCTGACTGCAGGAGCATTATGAATCCCTTCATGATATCACCTGTGGAAAATAGTTCCAAGCTGAGTGAAGAAAGAAGTACAGAAGCCATCTCCTTCTCCCTGTTCTTCCTGTCCATAGCAAGCGTGATGAGCTTCTTTAGGAAAATGGCGTTGTATTCAGGGGCAGAAAGCTCTTGAAGGCTTCTAATGAGTTCCGGGACGTCATCTGAGAGGAAATACTCCTGAATTATGTGACCAGACTCTTCTTTAAAATGCTTcaccttttcattgcttgcattccACATATCTTCACCAGGGGCAGCAGATTTACAGAACGAAGCATCAAGCCACCCTTCAGATATGGCTGTGGAAAGCAGCTTGTCAAAAAGTGTTTTGGCTGAAGGAACATCAAGGCTcaggtcatcaacactgtcagcaACCCGAGAAAAACCCTTCGACACTTGATTAGAACTGATCAAACAGCCAGTTGTTGATTCCTTCAACAACTTCAGGATTAATGGCTGTGACGACAGATTCTCCATACCAAGGATGAGAGCACGTTTCACAACCTCATGATGGAAGAATGGGAGGCCCAGCTCCCTTATGCACCTAAAGGCTTCATCTGTATCTCCACTCTCAATGTACTCCCTCAGAATATCCTGGATCCTCTTTTTCGCCTCTTCTACAGTAAAGTGTGTGCTCCCGCCCCACTTGCGTTCAACTAACTCCGCATGGTGAGGAGCTGACAAGTAACTCTTCTCAGCAACCTGCAGAACTTCAATACCTTTTGAAGATTCTGGAAGCAATGCTCTAGCTCGAGTGAGAAAAACAGGAGGCAGTATTTCATCAACAATGGCACGTGCCACAAAAACAGCCAAGACATCAATAGCGTCTGGTATATCCACAGATAGATCTTCTGTTGACTCTAGAAGCATCATAAAACCTTCACTCATCCTGGAGGAGTCCAATAGATCAGCATACAAGGCAGACAGCAGAATTGACGCCATTTCTTTTTCTTTATCATGGTGGTCCATTGCCATGGATATGAGCTTCTTCACAAAGTAATTGTGAAACTGATCGGATCCAAGACTCCTTAGCTCGGAAACTGACAGTTCCACATCTCCTGTACTAAAATACTCCTCAATTACTGGAACTACAAGCTTCCTGTAGTCATCTAATGTAGCAGGAACCTGCATTTGCAGAGAGGCATTGTTAGATTATAAAGTCACATCAACAGAGAACGAAATGTTGGTGAATACCATTGAGTATAGATAGTTCAAACCTTTTTAGTTCCATTAACTAATTTGCCCAACTCTTGGGATGGTAACGGATTTGCATCTCCAAGGTTGTCTTGTTCAATTTTCCCACCATCTTCTGAAAGCAGCATTGACAGAGTTACAACAATATCCGTAGGAACTATGAAGAATAAGATAGTATTTCCAAAAAAAAATAACCCAATGCTAAATCTACGCAGAAGTAACAGTAGAAAAGAACTAAATATTGTCCTCTCATTGAACTGTGGAAGCAAGCAaacttctactccctctgttccatattacttgtcgctgatttagtaccaagttgtactaaatcagcgacgagtaatatggaatggagggagtacatatttagaTGTCTGCAGTTAATATCACAAAAGCAGACACATGACGTATGGAAATGGGAAATTATCACAGTACCAAATCAGATACGCTAAAGAAAAGAATGGAATAGAAGTCCAAAAATGAATTTATTATACACAACAATAATTGCCTAAACAACATCATCAAGTAAAAAACCGATGACTTGAGAAACAAGCTAAACATACTCATAGCATTTTACTTATGAAGTATGGATATATAGCGTGAGCTGCTCAGCATTTGGCAGTTGACATTTATGGAAAATAATAATCAGATCCCACAATTGGAGATTGCACTTTGAGCAGCTTTAAGCTTTGACCACATGCTTAAACATATAGGGAAATAGAAACCAGTAATAGAAACAAAGGGCAGTAACCACACCAGACTATCGTAACCGACAAATGCATATTCCGCTGAATCCATGAGGATATtgctgt
This window harbors:
- the LOC119355511 gene encoding MA3 DOMAIN-CONTAINING TRANSLATION REGULATORY FACTOR 1-like isoform X1 translates to MAAEDGARSPTRMLAEGHLRIATGGRAPADGGIAVRHIPHHHTAKKEDGGKIEQDNLGDANPLPSQELGKLVNGTKKVPATLDDYRKLVVPVIEEYFSTGDVELSVSELRSLGSDQFHNYFVKKLISMAMDHHDKEKEMASILLSALYADLLDSSRMSEGFMMLLESTEDLSVDIPDAIDVLAVFVARAIVDEILPPVFLTRARALLPESSKGIEVLQVAEKSYLSAPHHAELVERKWGGSTHFTVEEAKKRIQDILREYIESGDTDEAFRCIRELGLPFFHHEVVKRALILGMENLSSQPLILKLLKESTTGCLISSNQVSKGFSRVADSVDDLSLDVPSAKTLFDKLLSTAISEGWLDASFCKSAAPGEDMWNASNEKVKHFKEESGHIIQEYFLSDDVPELIRSLQELSAPEYNAIFLKKLITLAMDRKNREKEMASVLLSSLSLELFSTGDIMKGFIMLLQSAEDTALDIVDAPSELALFLARAVIDEVLLPLNLDDISSKLRPNSSGSQTVQMASSLLAARHSGERILRCWGGGTGWAVEDAKDKISKLLEEYNTGGDLKEACQCIRDLGMPFFNHEVVKKALVMAMEKQNEASILALLQECAAEGLITINQMTNGFARVKEGLDDLTLDIPNAQEKFRGYVELATERGWLLSSFASLP
- the LOC119355511 gene encoding MA3 DOMAIN-CONTAINING TRANSLATION REGULATORY FACTOR 1-like isoform X2; the encoded protein is MAAEDGARSPTRMLAEGHLRIATGGRAPADGGIAVRHIPHHHTAKKDGGKIEQDNLGDANPLPSQELGKLVNGTKKVPATLDDYRKLVVPVIEEYFSTGDVELSVSELRSLGSDQFHNYFVKKLISMAMDHHDKEKEMASILLSALYADLLDSSRMSEGFMMLLESTEDLSVDIPDAIDVLAVFVARAIVDEILPPVFLTRARALLPESSKGIEVLQVAEKSYLSAPHHAELVERKWGGSTHFTVEEAKKRIQDILREYIESGDTDEAFRCIRELGLPFFHHEVVKRALILGMENLSSQPLILKLLKESTTGCLISSNQVSKGFSRVADSVDDLSLDVPSAKTLFDKLLSTAISEGWLDASFCKSAAPGEDMWNASNEKVKHFKEESGHIIQEYFLSDDVPELIRSLQELSAPEYNAIFLKKLITLAMDRKNREKEMASVLLSSLSLELFSTGDIMKGFIMLLQSAEDTALDIVDAPSELALFLARAVIDEVLLPLNLDDISSKLRPNSSGSQTVQMASSLLAARHSGERILRCWGGGTGWAVEDAKDKISKLLEEYNTGGDLKEACQCIRDLGMPFFNHEVVKKALVMAMEKQNEASILALLQECAAEGLITINQMTNGFARVKEGLDDLTLDIPNAQEKFRGYVELATERGWLLSSFASLP